One stretch of Acidobacteriota bacterium DNA includes these proteins:
- a CDS encoding DUF1501 domain-containing protein encodes MARFKCGCSRREFLVKGMYGLGVGATLPMLLNRTSAALAARALEGTSMETSPERILVVVELSGGNDGLNTVVPFADDAYYRARPTIGIPRSEVIEIEDGYGFHPSLVGFERLYKDGEMAVVHGCGYDNPSLSHFSSMGCWHTGVPNGGETLGWLGRLADGAYDHDAQGNRIVNIGTRQSLAVRSRHHSPLVFNDPRTFRREGAESEKNALASMAADGARGNATLEFLAGTAQNAAESSEFVRQAAASYRTPVDYGIGGLSGQLRQVASLIHAEMPTRIYYVAYQGNSFDTHVHQADPHARLLAYTADAVRGFTQDLKRIGRADDVAIVMFTEFGRRVEENGSLGTDHGTATPMFVVGNHVQGGLYGTHPSLTALDDGNLIKTTDFRRVYATMIEEWLKFDDAPAVLKGSFDSLGVFA; translated from the coding sequence ATGGCTCGATTCAAGTGTGGATGTTCGCGACGTGAATTCCTGGTCAAGGGCATGTACGGCCTGGGCGTCGGCGCGACGCTGCCGATGCTGCTCAACCGGACCTCGGCCGCGCTGGCGGCCAGGGCGCTAGAGGGCACGAGCATGGAGACCAGCCCGGAGCGCATCCTCGTGGTGGTGGAGCTCTCCGGCGGCAACGACGGCCTGAACACGGTGGTGCCCTTCGCCGACGACGCGTACTACCGCGCCCGGCCGACCATCGGCATTCCCCGGTCCGAGGTGATCGAGATCGAGGACGGCTACGGGTTCCACCCGTCGCTGGTCGGTTTCGAGCGCCTGTACAAGGACGGCGAAATGGCCGTCGTGCACGGCTGCGGCTACGACAACCCGAGCCTGTCGCACTTCTCGTCGATGGGTTGCTGGCACACCGGCGTGCCCAACGGCGGCGAGACGCTGGGCTGGCTCGGGCGGCTGGCCGACGGCGCCTACGACCACGACGCGCAGGGCAACCGCATCGTGAACATCGGGACCCGACAGTCGCTCGCGGTCCGCAGCCGCCACCACTCGCCGCTCGTGTTCAACGATCCCCGCACCTTCCGCCGCGAGGGCGCCGAGAGCGAGAAGAACGCGCTCGCGAGCATGGCCGCCGACGGCGCGCGGGGCAACGCGACCCTGGAGTTCCTGGCCGGCACGGCGCAGAATGCGGCGGAGAGTTCCGAGTTCGTGCGGCAGGCCGCTGCTTCGTACCGGACGCCGGTCGACTACGGCATCGGCGGGTTGTCAGGGCAGTTGCGGCAGGTGGCCTCGCTGATCCACGCCGAGATGCCGACGCGCATCTACTACGTCGCGTACCAGGGCAACTCGTTCGACACGCACGTGCACCAGGCGGACCCGCATGCGCGGCTCCTGGCCTACACCGCCGACGCCGTGCGCGGCTTCACGCAGGACCTGAAGCGGATCGGCCGGGCGGACGACGTGGCGATCGTGATGTTCACCGAGTTCGGGCGCCGCGTCGAGGAGAACGGCAGCCTCGGCACCGATCATGGCACCGCGACGCCGATGTTCGTCGTCGGCAACCACGTGCAGGGCGGGCTCTACGGCACGCATCCGAGCCTGACCGCGCTCGACGACGGCAACCTGATCAAGACCACCGACTTCCGCCGCGTCTACGCGACGATGATCGAGGAGTGGTTGAAGTTCGACGATGCCCCGGCCGTGCTGAAGGGATCGTTCGACTCGCTCGGGGTCTTTGCATAG
- a CDS encoding DUF1800 domain-containing protein, which yields MRRVRPQLPPPQASSPRHFASLRAAGHTPGPTVGEAYTVTYHASLCARRPGCGRARQDRRNTVARQILLAALLLTVGAAPGGAAGEGAGPASWQNDLAPIAAGEWDRQKAAHLLERAGFGGTPAEVEHLAGMTPAAAVEWLVDYQRQPDTLGSFDASPIWDPGMDPFPKSRAEAVRIGREQGEAMGVAVLPEGESRRLQPVVNKFFYGLRANAIETQRLATWWGERMLATTRPLEEKLTLFWHGHFATGNTKVRDTRMMLQQNEMLRANANGSFEDLLMGILTDPAMLVYLDNGENVKDHPNENFGRELLELFSLGVGNYTEQDIREGARAFTGWTNDVLAFEFDAEQHDFGEKTFLGQTGPFDGGDIIRIILEQPAAAEFVSGKLYRYFVREELAESVRTELAATLRDADYGLKPLLTKIFLSRDFYSPPSYATQIKSPAHLVVSTYRKLGLTELPTIPDFNRLVAGLGQTLFNPPNVAGWAGGRTWVTPATLLQRGNLFRDVLYPDTDGFWAPDRVVPGIYRQVEERLARGMNITAATQQGDAESSRLVDRDEDYNTRYGGYMGYLMAFEKLHPIPRRVADLDMVRLLSDAGVAESGAVVDHLIRRFLRVELSGADRAVLVDFLRDELGSDRIESDTPQTEAALRALLYLILSTPEYQLA from the coding sequence ATGCGCCGTGTTCGGCCCCAACTCCCACCGCCCCAGGCGTCTTCGCCACGGCACTTCGCTTCGTTGCGTGCTGCGGGGCACACTCCCGGCCCGACAGTTGGCGAAGCGTACACGGTGACGTATCATGCGAGTCTCTGCGCCCGGAGGCCTGGTTGCGGCCGGGCTCGGCAAGACCGGAGGAACACCGTGGCACGACAGATACTCTTGGCGGCACTCCTGCTGACGGTCGGCGCGGCTCCCGGCGGGGCCGCCGGCGAGGGCGCCGGGCCAGCCTCGTGGCAGAACGACCTCGCGCCGATCGCCGCCGGAGAATGGGACCGCCAGAAGGCGGCCCACCTGCTGGAGCGCGCAGGTTTCGGCGGGACCCCGGCCGAGGTGGAGCACCTGGCCGGAATGACGCCGGCCGCCGCGGTGGAGTGGCTGGTCGACTACCAGCGGCAGCCCGACACGCTCGGGTCGTTCGACGCTTCTCCCATCTGGGATCCGGGCATGGACCCGTTCCCGAAGAGCCGGGCCGAGGCGGTCCGCATCGGGCGGGAGCAGGGCGAGGCGATGGGCGTGGCGGTCCTGCCGGAAGGCGAGTCGCGCCGCCTGCAACCGGTGGTGAACAAGTTCTTCTACGGGCTGCGCGCCAACGCCATCGAGACCCAGCGCCTCGCGACCTGGTGGGGCGAGCGGATGCTGGCCACGACGCGCCCGCTCGAGGAGAAGCTGACGCTCTTCTGGCACGGGCACTTCGCGACCGGCAACACGAAGGTCCGCGACACGCGGATGATGCTGCAGCAGAACGAGATGTTGCGCGCCAACGCCAACGGGAGCTTCGAGGACCTGCTGATGGGCATCCTCACGGACCCGGCGATGCTCGTGTATCTGGACAACGGCGAGAACGTCAAGGATCATCCGAACGAGAACTTCGGCCGCGAGCTGCTGGAGCTGTTCAGCCTCGGCGTCGGCAACTACACCGAGCAGGACATTCGCGAGGGAGCGCGCGCGTTCACCGGCTGGACCAACGACGTCCTGGCGTTCGAGTTCGACGCCGAGCAGCACGACTTCGGGGAGAAGACGTTCCTCGGGCAAACCGGTCCGTTCGACGGCGGCGACATCATCCGGATCATCCTGGAGCAGCCGGCCGCAGCCGAGTTCGTGAGCGGCAAGCTCTACCGGTACTTCGTCCGCGAAGAGCTCGCCGAGTCGGTCCGGACCGAGCTGGCGGCGACGTTGCGCGACGCCGACTACGGCCTGAAGCCGCTGCTGACGAAGATCTTCCTCTCCAGGGACTTCTACAGCCCGCCGTCGTACGCCACCCAGATCAAGAGCCCGGCGCACCTCGTGGTGTCCACCTACCGCAAGCTGGGGCTGACGGAGCTGCCGACGATTCCCGACTTCAACCGCCTCGTCGCCGGCCTCGGACAGACGCTGTTCAATCCGCCGAACGTGGCGGGGTGGGCCGGCGGCCGGACCTGGGTCACGCCGGCGACGCTCCTCCAGCGCGGCAACCTCTTCCGCGACGTGCTGTATCCCGACACCGACGGGTTCTGGGCGCCCGACCGCGTCGTGCCGGGCATCTACCGGCAGGTGGAGGAGCGCCTCGCCCGCGGCATGAACATCACGGCGGCGACGCAGCAGGGGGATGCCGAGTCGAGCCGGCTCGTGGATCGCGACGAGGACTACAACACGCGCTACGGCGGGTACATGGGCTACCTGATGGCGTTCGAGAAGCTGCATCCGATCCCGCGGCGGGTCGCCGACCTGGACATGGTTCGGCTTCTGTCGGACGCGGGGGTGGCGGAGTCCGGGGCGGTCGTCGACCACCTGATTCGCCGTTTCCTGCGCGTCGAGCTGAGCGGCGCGGACCGCGCCGTGCTCGTCGATTTCCTGCGCGACGAGCTCGGGAGCGACCGCATCGAGTCGGATACGCCGCAGACCGAAGCGGCGTTGCGCGCACTGCTCTATCTGATTCTGAGCACGCCGGAGTATCAACTGGCCTGA
- a CDS encoding 8-oxo-dGTP diphosphatase yields the protein MPSPERGTPVRRVREIDWTCWRAVDPATLVFVVKDRRILLIRKKRGLGAGKINGPGGRLEAGESFDACAVREVREELGVTPLHLEKRGQHSFQFVDGYSTFVHVFRAADLAGTPIETDEAEPFWFDVDAIPFDEMWEDDRLWLPLVIDGRRFAGRWVFDGDRMLDYTLDVLP from the coding sequence ATGCCGTCGCCTGAACGAGGCACGCCGGTCCGTCGCGTACGCGAAATCGACTGGACGTGCTGGCGCGCGGTCGATCCGGCGACGCTCGTCTTCGTGGTCAAGGACCGGCGCATCCTGCTGATCCGCAAGAAGCGGGGGCTCGGGGCCGGCAAGATCAACGGGCCGGGCGGACGACTGGAGGCAGGCGAATCGTTCGACGCATGCGCGGTCCGCGAGGTGCGCGAGGAGCTGGGCGTCACGCCGCTCCATCTGGAGAAGCGGGGGCAGCACAGCTTCCAGTTCGTGGACGGCTACTCGACGTTCGTGCACGTCTTCCGCGCGGCGGATCTGGCCGGCACGCCCATCGAGACGGACGAGGCCGAGCCGTTCTGGTTCGACGTCGACGCCATTCCGTTCGACGAAATGTGGGAGGACGATCGCCTTTGGCTGCCGCTCGTCATCGACGGCCGGCGGTTCGCCGGGCGCTGGGTCTTCGACGGCGACCGCATGCTCGATTACACGCTGGACGTGCTGCCGTAG
- a CDS encoding ABC transporter ATP-binding protein — protein MDRGHVARALHRRPAARGQGAHGHQPLRPYRHLVPGDPVLRRTVRALEVAARAGPGRCRVVPGRLRALRSVAGLFRGGSVTGPAIALRDVTKLYRRYAYRRQFSTLKSALLKGSLASELEPSEVLRAVDGVSLDVSPGTTVGLIGRNGSGKSTLLKLVAGITKPTTGTVDVRGRISALIELGAGFHPEISGRENIFINGVMLGLTKREIARRFDEIVEFAEVEDFIDSPVKTYSSGMYMRLGFAVAVHVDPDVLLIDEVLAVGDEGFSLKCLDKFAEFKRRGKTILLVTHGLGLVQRYCDEAVWVDAGRIRGQGDPRRVVHTYTTDVARNEEHAIASADRKALAATEASGDDADDTPDDSAVPPLDTEEPPADMFQAAQGRWGAGPVRIDRVALERDGAEAHVFQSGDRLAIRLGVSTSEPVRDFVFGISIFNAEGVCCYGTNTDIDEFEPVELSGAGEVIFDIDSLDLVEGTYKLDVAAHTRNGLQYDYHRLLHTFRVKSHTKDAGIYRPRHRWSFSSGVRLAPHPMSR, from the coding sequence GTGGACCGTGGTCACGTCGCGCGGGCCCTCCATCGGCGGCCTGCCGCCCGCGGGCAAGGTGCTCATGGACATCAACCCCTTCGCCCATATCGCCATCTCGTACCAGGAGATCCTGTTCTTCGACGGACCGTTCGGGCACTGGAAGTGGCTGCTCGCGCTGGCCCTGGGCGGTGTCGCGTTGTTCCTGGCCGGCTACGCGCTCTTCGATCGGTTGCGGGACTCTTTCGCGGAGGAAGTGTGACCGGCCCCGCGATCGCGTTGCGCGACGTGACGAAGCTGTACCGCCGGTACGCCTACCGGCGCCAGTTCTCCACGCTCAAGAGCGCCCTGCTCAAGGGAAGCCTGGCCAGCGAGCTCGAGCCGAGCGAGGTGCTGCGCGCCGTCGACGGCGTGTCGCTGGACGTGTCCCCGGGCACTACCGTCGGCCTGATCGGACGCAACGGCTCGGGCAAGAGCACGTTGCTCAAGCTGGTGGCCGGCATCACCAAGCCGACCACCGGGACGGTGGACGTGCGGGGGCGGATCTCGGCTCTGATCGAGCTCGGCGCCGGGTTTCACCCGGAGATTTCGGGCCGCGAGAACATCTTCATCAACGGGGTGATGCTGGGACTGACCAAACGCGAGATCGCCAGGCGTTTCGACGAGATCGTGGAGTTCGCCGAGGTCGAGGACTTCATCGATTCGCCGGTAAAGACCTATTCCTCCGGCATGTACATGCGGCTCGGCTTCGCGGTGGCGGTCCACGTCGACCCGGACGTGTTGCTCATCGACGAGGTGCTCGCGGTCGGCGACGAGGGTTTCAGCCTGAAGTGCCTCGACAAGTTCGCCGAGTTCAAGCGCCGCGGCAAGACGATTCTGCTGGTGACGCACGGACTGGGCCTGGTTCAACGCTACTGTGACGAGGCGGTCTGGGTGGATGCCGGACGCATCCGCGGCCAGGGCGACCCGCGCCGCGTCGTGCACACCTACACGACCGACGTCGCCAGGAACGAGGAGCATGCGATCGCCTCGGCGGACCGGAAGGCGCTGGCGGCCACCGAGGCGTCCGGCGACGACGCGGACGACACGCCGGACGACTCTGCGGTCCCGCCGCTGGACACGGAGGAGCCGCCCGCCGACATGTTCCAGGCCGCGCAGGGGCGCTGGGGCGCGGGCCCGGTGCGCATCGACCGCGTCGCCCTCGAACGCGACGGAGCCGAAGCGCATGTCTTCCAGAGCGGCGACCGGCTCGCAATCCGGCTCGGGGTGAGCACGTCCGAGCCGGTGCGCGACTTCGTTTTCGGGATCAGCATCTTCAATGCCGAGGGGGTGTGCTGCTACGGCACGAACACGGACATCGACGAGTTCGAGCCGGTCGAGCTGTCGGGCGCCGGCGAGGTGATCTTCGACATCGACAGCCTCGATCTCGTCGAAGGCACCTACAAGCTCGACGTGGCGGCCCACACGCGCAACGGACTGCAGTACGACTACCATCGGCTGCTCCACACGTTCCGCGTGAAGTCCCATACGAAGGACGCCGGGATCTACCGTCCCCGTCATCGGTGGTCGTTCAGCTCGGGTGTCCGCCTCGCGCCGCATCCCATGAGTAGGTAG
- a CDS encoding ABC transporter permease has product MLNNLWRLFGYRVLIQTLVVRELKARYRGSVLGFFWSFANPLLLLLVYTFVFSVLLPSRFDGVEDNYALFLFCGLLPWTWFTSALTESSNALLANGNLIKKVLFPAEVLPVVAVLANMVHFFLALPILFIALALFSNTPPGLTELLWFPAVIAVQLILTLGFGLMLAALTVHFRDIKDLLGNLLTLWFFATPILYPWTVVTSRGPSIGGLPPAGKVLMDINPFAHIAISYQEILFFDGPFGHWKWLLALALGGVALFLAGYALFDRLRDSFAEEV; this is encoded by the coding sequence ATGCTGAATAATCTGTGGCGGCTGTTCGGGTACCGCGTCCTGATCCAGACGCTGGTCGTGCGCGAGCTCAAGGCGCGCTACCGGGGCTCGGTGCTGGGCTTCTTCTGGTCGTTCGCCAACCCGCTGCTGCTGCTGCTCGTGTACACCTTCGTCTTCTCCGTCCTGCTCCCGTCCCGCTTCGACGGCGTCGAGGACAACTACGCGCTGTTTCTCTTCTGCGGCCTGCTGCCGTGGACGTGGTTCACCTCCGCGCTCACGGAGTCGTCCAACGCGCTGCTCGCCAACGGGAACCTGATCAAGAAAGTGCTCTTTCCGGCCGAGGTGCTGCCGGTGGTGGCCGTGCTGGCCAACATGGTGCATTTCTTTCTGGCGCTGCCGATACTGTTCATCGCCCTCGCGCTGTTCTCGAATACGCCGCCCGGTTTGACGGAGCTGCTGTGGTTTCCGGCCGTGATCGCCGTGCAGCTCATCCTCACGCTCGGATTCGGCCTGATGCTGGCCGCGCTCACGGTGCACTTCCGGGACATCAAGGACCTGCTGGGGAATCTCCTGACCCTCTGGTTCTTCGCGACGCCGATTCTCTACCCGTGGACCGTGGTCACGTCGCGCGGGCCCTCCATCGGCGGCCTGCCGCCCGCGGGCAAGGTGCTCATGGACATCAACCCCTTCGCCCATATCGCCATCTCGTACCAGGAGATCCTGTTCTTCGACGGACCGTTCGGGCACTGGAAGTGGCTGCTCGCGCTGGCCCTGGGCGGTGTCGCGTTGTTCCTGGCCGGCTACGCGCTCTTCGATCGGTTGCGGGACTCTTTCGCGGAGGAAGTGTGA
- the dusB gene encoding tRNA dihydrouridine synthase DusB, translated as MRIGSVSLDHRYALAPMAGMTDTAFRRLVKARGGCGLVVTEMVSSEGLVRGIDRTLEYAEYTEAERPVSIQIFGGDPGKMAAAAQIVEAMQADIVDVNMGCPVPKIAKHNAGCSLMREPAHAARIVRAMTDAVDIPVTVKMRAGWDDGSINAPSMARRMEDAGAAAVAVHGRTARQSYSGESDWELIRTVAEQVAVPVLGSGDCVTPEQMVDRARAGVAGVLVGRGALRNPWIFQQAAVLAADGSVPEVSLEERGRFLLDYIDLLMREGVDESRGFRHQAPGTAPPRARRARPPRSRERWVVNKLRALGSWYTKGLYGGSQLRTAINQAESVQALQSIIAMHFLEPAGDAVA; from the coding sequence ATGAGAATCGGATCCGTTTCGCTCGATCATCGCTACGCTCTGGCCCCCATGGCGGGCATGACCGACACCGCCTTTCGCCGCCTCGTGAAGGCGCGCGGCGGGTGCGGGCTCGTGGTCACCGAGATGGTCAGCTCCGAGGGGCTCGTGCGCGGTATCGACCGCACGCTCGAGTACGCCGAGTACACCGAAGCGGAGCGACCCGTGTCGATCCAGATCTTCGGCGGCGATCCCGGCAAGATGGCTGCGGCCGCCCAGATCGTCGAGGCGATGCAGGCGGACATCGTCGACGTCAACATGGGCTGCCCGGTTCCGAAGATCGCGAAGCACAACGCCGGGTGCAGCCTGATGCGCGAGCCTGCGCACGCCGCACGCATCGTGCGGGCGATGACCGACGCGGTGGACATCCCGGTAACGGTCAAGATGCGGGCCGGTTGGGACGACGGCAGCATCAACGCGCCGTCGATGGCGCGCAGGATGGAGGACGCGGGGGCCGCGGCCGTGGCGGTACACGGGCGCACCGCCAGGCAGTCCTACAGCGGGGAATCCGACTGGGAATTGATTCGGACGGTCGCCGAGCAGGTGGCGGTCCCCGTGCTGGGCAGCGGCGATTGCGTGACCCCCGAGCAGATGGTCGACCGCGCCCGCGCCGGTGTGGCCGGCGTTCTGGTCGGGCGCGGCGCGCTGCGCAATCCCTGGATTTTCCAGCAGGCCGCCGTGCTGGCCGCGGATGGATCCGTGCCCGAGGTGTCGCTCGAGGAGCGCGGGCGCTTCCTCCTCGACTACATCGATCTGCTGATGCGCGAGGGCGTCGACGAGTCGCGCGGATTCCGTCATCAGGCGCCCGGGACGGCCCCGCCCCGGGCGCGCCGCGCGCGGCCCCCGCGCAGCCGCGAACGGTGGGTCGTCAACAAGCTGCGGGCGCTCGGCTCCTGGTACACGAAGGGGCTGTACGGCGGCTCGCAGTTGCGGACGGCCATCAATCAGGCGGAGTCCGTCCAGGCTCTGCAGAGCATCATCGCGATGCACTTCCTGGAGCCGGCTGGCGATGCCGTCGCCTGA
- the mfd gene encoding transcription-repair coupling factor has product MPPTTASLTLRALLHDSAARAGLGGSSSSGGSISGLTPPAQALAAAVLAGGGPVVVVVPGDAAVDGMVTDARFFLAGLEGLARGDVERGVLPFSSPEVDPYRGMTPHLDVASSRARALAGMALGQARIVVASAVSLLPRISPPDRLLLAAVDLRLGGSYSPVDLADRLVDAGFTRRDPVEAHGEFCGRGGVVDMFPAGETFPIRAEFVGDNIESLRRFDPATQRSVASLDHVAVRPLTEQLERVAGGGGLEQDESPTDRSGTFDDYVRRASARFVVTEPSEVADRLRQAAEQIRASYADAAARDDPAPPPATLQVDDGEAAAWLAGATTLDALEIGEPLPDGAAPAGHRHVACQPAVEFRGRLRDWVADVERARDRQDVQVFVAETAGRAERIVELLGEHGLVGVPIEGAEETTSATVLVTTGVLSRGFRLPAARLQIYAETDLFEAEHVVRHQRRSVARSFLSDFRDLKVGDHVVHVDHGVGEFVGLRQLTVPETRGRHEFVELRYARGDKLFVPVEQLDLLQKYTGSAHPTLDRLGGTTWEKAKTRVRKSMRDMTDELLKLYAARQALPGHAFGADTHWQEEFEAAFEYELTPDQRTALADIKRDMEQPSTMDRLLCGDVGYGKTEVALRAAFKALMDGKQVAVLTPTTVLAFQHGETIRERFASFPVRVAVLSRFLSRAEQKAALADLQSGKVDLIVGTHRLLSKDVKFRDFGLLIVDEEQRFGVAHKERIKQMRRHVDVLTLTATPIPRTLNMSLAGIRDMSVIETPPKDRMAIQTSVVRFDPQVIARAIRTELDRGGQVYVVHNRVESIDSIAGLIGRLVPEARLAVAHGQTSEMALEKTMVAFVAHEYDILVATTIIENGLDIPNVNTIVVNHAERYGLAQLYQLRGRVGRSDRRAYAYLVVPADNTLSPVARQRLSAIREFSELGSGFRVAALDLEIRGAGNLLGAQQSGHIEAIGFDMYVKLLEQTVRELQGEEVRDERRARISLGIDLRIDEGYVTETDQRLAVYRKVATAADEPALAAALEEVSDRYGPLHPSLVRLAEYGRARVRASQLGVEAIDREASRLVIRFGGDARIDPGRLVDLVRSRPGLALTPAGVLRLDLDAAGRSGAPQAVGNRPGARDSPAVGGDLDLLARVNAWLDDLGDAG; this is encoded by the coding sequence TTGCCGCCGACCACCGCGTCGCTGACGCTTCGCGCCCTGCTGCACGACTCGGCCGCCCGCGCCGGTCTGGGGGGCAGCTCGTCGTCCGGCGGGTCGATCAGCGGTCTGACGCCGCCGGCGCAGGCGCTGGCTGCCGCCGTGCTCGCCGGCGGCGGGCCGGTGGTGGTCGTGGTTCCGGGAGATGCGGCCGTCGACGGGATGGTGACCGATGCCCGGTTCTTCCTGGCTGGGCTCGAGGGGCTCGCGCGCGGCGATGTCGAGCGGGGTGTGCTTCCGTTTTCGTCGCCGGAGGTGGACCCGTACCGCGGCATGACGCCGCACCTGGACGTCGCCTCCTCCCGCGCGCGGGCCCTGGCGGGGATGGCCCTGGGCCAGGCGCGGATCGTCGTCGCCTCGGCGGTGTCGCTTCTGCCGCGCATCAGCCCGCCGGACCGGCTCCTGCTCGCAGCCGTGGATCTCCGGCTCGGCGGCTCGTACTCCCCTGTGGACCTGGCCGATCGGCTCGTCGACGCCGGGTTCACGCGCCGCGACCCGGTCGAGGCCCACGGGGAGTTTTGCGGACGCGGCGGTGTGGTCGACATGTTCCCGGCGGGGGAGACTTTCCCGATCCGGGCCGAATTCGTCGGGGACAACATCGAGTCGCTCCGCCGCTTCGATCCGGCGACGCAGCGCTCGGTGGCCTCCCTGGACCACGTGGCCGTCCGGCCCCTCACCGAACAGCTCGAGCGCGTGGCAGGAGGCGGCGGTCTGGAGCAGGACGAGTCCCCGACGGATCGCAGCGGGACTTTCGACGACTACGTCCGTCGCGCGTCGGCCCGTTTCGTGGTCACCGAACCGTCGGAGGTCGCGGATCGCCTGCGACAGGCGGCAGAGCAGATTCGGGCGAGCTACGCGGACGCCGCCGCGCGCGACGATCCGGCCCCGCCGCCCGCGACGCTGCAGGTGGACGACGGGGAGGCGGCCGCCTGGCTCGCCGGCGCCACGACGCTGGACGCGCTCGAGATCGGCGAGCCGTTGCCGGACGGCGCGGCGCCCGCCGGCCACCGGCACGTGGCCTGCCAGCCGGCGGTGGAGTTCCGCGGGCGGCTTCGCGATTGGGTGGCCGACGTCGAGCGCGCGCGCGACCGGCAGGACGTGCAGGTATTCGTCGCCGAGACCGCCGGCCGCGCCGAGCGCATCGTGGAGCTGTTGGGCGAGCACGGACTGGTCGGCGTTCCGATCGAGGGCGCGGAGGAGACGACATCCGCGACGGTACTGGTCACCACCGGCGTGCTCTCCCGCGGATTCCGGTTGCCCGCGGCCCGGCTGCAAATCTACGCCGAGACCGATCTCTTCGAGGCCGAGCACGTCGTGCGCCATCAGCGACGCTCGGTCGCGAGGTCGTTCCTCTCGGACTTCCGCGATCTGAAGGTCGGCGATCACGTCGTGCACGTCGACCACGGGGTGGGCGAGTTCGTCGGTCTGCGGCAACTCACCGTTCCCGAGACGCGCGGCCGGCACGAGTTCGTGGAGCTTCGCTATGCCCGCGGCGACAAGCTGTTCGTGCCGGTCGAGCAGCTCGATCTGCTGCAGAAGTACACGGGTTCCGCCCACCCGACGCTGGATCGGTTGGGCGGAACGACCTGGGAGAAGGCGAAGACGCGCGTCCGGAAGTCGATGCGCGACATGACGGACGAGCTTCTCAAGCTGTACGCGGCCAGGCAGGCGCTGCCCGGTCACGCGTTCGGCGCCGACACGCACTGGCAAGAGGAGTTCGAAGCGGCGTTCGAGTACGAGCTGACTCCCGATCAGCGGACCGCGCTGGCGGACATCAAGCGGGACATGGAGCAGCCGTCGACGATGGACCGGCTCCTGTGCGGCGACGTCGGCTACGGCAAGACCGAGGTCGCGCTGCGGGCGGCGTTCAAGGCCCTGATGGACGGCAAGCAGGTGGCGGTGCTGACCCCGACGACGGTCCTCGCCTTCCAGCACGGGGAGACCATCCGCGAGCGCTTTGCGTCGTTTCCGGTCCGCGTCGCCGTGCTCAGCCGCTTTCTGAGCCGCGCCGAGCAGAAGGCGGCGCTGGCCGACCTTCAGTCGGGCAAGGTGGACCTGATCGTCGGGACCCATCGCCTGCTGTCCAAGGACGTGAAGTTTCGCGACTTCGGACTGCTGATAGTCGACGAGGAGCAGCGCTTCGGGGTGGCCCACAAGGAGCGCATCAAGCAGATGCGACGCCATGTCGACGTGCTGACGCTGACGGCGACGCCGATTCCGCGCACCCTCAACATGTCGCTTGCCGGAATCCGGGACATGTCGGTCATCGAGACGCCGCCGAAGGACCGCATGGCGATCCAGACCAGCGTGGTGCGGTTCGATCCGCAGGTGATCGCGCGGGCCATCCGCACCGAGCTCGACCGTGGCGGACAGGTCTACGTGGTGCACAACCGCGTGGAGTCGATCGACTCGATCGCCGGGCTGATCGGGCGACTGGTGCCGGAGGCGCGGCTCGCCGTCGCTCACGGCCAGACCAGCGAGATGGCGCTGGAGAAGACGATGGTGGCCTTCGTGGCGCACGAGTACGACATCCTCGTCGCGACCACGATCATCGAGAACGGTCTCGACATCCCGAACGTCAACACCATCGTCGTCAACCATGCGGAGCGCTACGGCCTGGCCCAGCTCTACCAGTTGCGGGGACGGGTCGGTCGTTCCGACCGCCGCGCCTACGCCTACCTGGTCGTCCCGGCCGACAACACGCTGTCCCCGGTGGCGCGGCAGCGCCTCTCGGCCATCCGCGAGTTCAGCGAGCTCGGCAGCGGCTTCCGCGTCGCCGCCCTCGACCTGGAGATTCGCGGGGCCGGCAACCTCCTGGGCGCACAGCAGAGCGGACACATCGAAGCGATCGGTTTCGACATGTACGTCAAGCTGCTCGAGCAGACCGTCCGCGAGCTGCAGGGGGAAGAGGTGCGCGACGAACGCCGGGCGCGCATCAGTCTCGGCATCGACCTGCGGATCGACGAGGGCTACGTCACGGAAACCGATCAGCGGCTCGCCGTGTACCGCAAGGTCGCCACCGCGGCCGACGAGCCGGCGCTGGCGGCGGCCCTCGAAGAAGTGAGCGACCGCTACGGACCCTTGCACCCGTCCCTGGTCCGCCTCGCGGAGTACGGCCGCGCCCGGGTGCGAGCGAGCCAGCTCGGCGTGGAGGCGATCGACCGGGAAGCGTCGCGGCTCGTCATAAGGTTCGGGGGCGATGCCCGGATCGATCCGGGGCGCCTGGTCGATCTCGTGCGCTCGCGTCCGGGTCTCGCCCTGACGCCGGCCGGCGTCCTGCGGCTCGATCTCGATGCCGCCGGCCGGTCCGGCGCCCCGCAGGCTGTGGGGAACCGGCCCGGCGCCCGCGATTCGCCGGCCGTGGGCGGGGACCTCGACCTGCTGGCGCGGGTCAACGCGTGGCTCGACGATCTCGGCGATGCCGGGTGA